The genomic region TTAAATGGATATgaaattacaaaattacccttactattaaaaataacaataaaacattaaaaaattctaatttattatttaaaaacaaaAGTGGGCCCCACCTTTTTCCTACCCCTGCCCCACCCCTACCCCTCTCCCCTTTAGGCTTTCTCTCTTCCTATTTCTTTGTCTCTGCAACTTGCAAACACCCAAAAAAACAGAGATACCCAACCTTTGATTCATGATACTCTAATGTGATACTCGATCGTGATACTCTCATATGAGGACTGTGATATAATGATGAACAGATTATGAACTTGATACAGATTTGAACTCGATGCACGAAACAGATCTGATGCATTCACGAATAAATCTGAATCACCTTTCGATCGAATCAGTTCCTTCTGTCCATCATCATCACTGATGAAAACAACATCAATAGATCGAAACGATGGTGGTTGTGGCGGGGGTGGTGATGATTACGGCGGTGGTGGTTGTGGCGGAggtggtgatgatggcggcggtggtggttgtgGCGGAAATGGTGGTTGTGGAATGGGTGCATACTGTCCTCCACCTGTTTTGACCCAAGAACTTCAGTCACAGGTCATGAGCTCCATTATTCTTTCTACTGTTAAAGGGAAGTCGAAAGAGGGCTGCAAGTTTGTGAGAGTTTTGTATGCTTTAACAACAATGGGAGCCCCTTGTTCCTTGATATACTTCTTTGCAGCTAAGGTCATGGTGGTGGACCTGGTGGTGATTCGCTGGATTTGCAGAAAAGTAGGAAGATGAAGAGGGTAAGGGGAGGTGGGTCCCACATAAAATCTAACTATTAATTATTTtcttttaagttattaatgtagcactaagggcatttttgtcatttcacatcacttaacaccaaaaactaaccccaTTTGcaccagggactatccgggaacaaaattgCAAAACTTGAGGACTATaaaggtaattttagaaagttagggactaaaggtgaaaaaagaccaaaccatagggactatccggacaCTTTTCTCTTATTTGCGAGTTAAACCTATGTTTACGAGAATCATGCATTATGTATTAACGAATGTAGGTATCAATGTATAAACACGTTCAAACAATGTATGTTCCATGTAAATGATCAATTTTATtacgatcaaagtctcggatttacaacgATTCGAAATGAGATACGATTACAAAGGAAAcgagtttccaaaaatagaattacgatACGATCTTTCTATAAACAGAAAGCTACGAAAGCGAGGCGTTACATAAAACATAcataaaacccacaaataacatagtagatgttactaaaacaccatattcaaaccctaatagtccataaaaaaaCTTCAAatactatgaatataaaacacaacatgataatcaacataaaacacaataatgttGGTCATTCGATAATCAGAGCTTTATCATTCAAAATACaaaacaaaacccacaaatatggtgttttagtaatcttcattatgttatttgtgggttttgagtatgttttatgactttttatagTTTTTATGAATTTTAAACTTTGTAGccatgttatttgtgggttttgagtatgttttatgactttttacagtTTTTATGAATTTTAAACTTTGTAGCCAACCCCTAACCTAATATCTATATCATTTATAATACTCTTAAAAACAGGGTATTGGTTATATTTGTAATGTTAAAAATACTAACTTATAAAGCTGTATTATGATGTTTATTTTCTTAGAAATTGCATTAGCTAATATCATATCAAATTTAATAGCATTTTAGTTTTTACTAAACTAGTTGATTTTTCGCTCGCGCTTTGCGGCCGGGACCCAATGCCTGTAAAACGCGTGTCAGTAACGGCAAACAGATACTGAATATCAAAATATAAATTAGGACTTGACATAACATGATATTATTGACTAGAGAATAACTCAAACATCGTAAAATGATTGAACGACTCCCTCCACCCTAATGATAATGGTATGTTAAAAATGACAGCCGGCATTGCAATGAAAAAAAACCGAAAAGGAGAATGTGGGTGAGTGATGGAAGGTTAGGTCAATAAATGTTGAAAAGAGGCATAAATGTTATATAGTGAGCGGGAGGGCGATTCTAGGATGTATTATGATTATTGTAATAgtttaattatatttattaatatgGGACTACTATTAGTCAAAGTATAATAAGTTAATAACCTTTTTTTtaatgagtaaactgccattttggtccctgtggtttgtatacttttgccatttt from Helianthus annuus cultivar XRQ/B chromosome 10, HanXRQr2.0-SUNRISE, whole genome shotgun sequence harbors:
- the LOC118482650 gene encoding keratin-associated protein 5-5-like, coding for MKTTSIDRNDGGCGGGGDDYGGGGCGGGGDDGGGGGCGGNGGCGMGAYCPPPVLTQELQSQVMSSIILSTVKGKSKEGCKFVRVLYALTTMGAPCSLIYFFAAKVMVVDLVVIRWICRKVGR